Proteins encoded in a region of the Rutidosis leptorrhynchoides isolate AG116_Rl617_1_P2 chromosome 9, CSIRO_AGI_Rlap_v1, whole genome shotgun sequence genome:
- the LOC139866920 gene encoding F-box protein SKIP23-like, translating into MSLSVDWSELPPELHDSIAKKLIVSKDYVRFRAVCSDFRNATPEIPKHLPTQLPWLMLPRTTNQDPESKNRNFLSISDDKVHLIDLPEDSDSHRRCGSSYGWLVTLQETPTISIFNPLTRARQYLPPLSSFPNVTRYAPDDIGREYTLKTLDDDVYTCNSKEMRDSYIKKLVFSSSPSNVDVEYYALAILNQTGDLAYCKKGDQCWKFIDDANSFCEDVVYYKGCFYAVSKHGTIAMCDVNGDQPKVSFIDTPRQVGGDMQYLVIWKDELLLVTRYTELEFNMDQNKVDIVYRTTEFHVYKLVLNGPKWESMSDLDGWALFLGENSSMAFCASDFPGCKRDCIYFTDDYSEWNYDGANGNHDLGIFDMGNGNVDDLPCYRENVCNGRRWPPPIWFTPSLH; encoded by the coding sequence ATGTCGCTTTCGGTGGATTGGTCGGAATTACCACCAGAATTACACGATTCAATCGCGAAAAAACTAATAGTTTCAAAGGATTATGTTCGATTTCGAGCTGTTTGTTCAGATTTTAGAAATGCAACACCTGAGATCCCTAAACATTTACCAACTCAACTCCCATGGTTAATGCTTCCACGAACAACAAATCAAGACCCCGAGTCGAAAAATCGAAACTTTTTAAGTATATCTGATGACAAAGTCCACCTCATTGACTTACCTGAAGATTCCGATAGCCACCGTCGATGTGGATCATCTTACGGATGGCTCGTGACCCTTCAAGAAACCCCAACGATTTCTATATTTAACCCGTTAACGCGGGCCCGCCAATACCTTCCACCGTTgtcatcatttccaaatgtaactAGATATGCTCCGGATGATATTGGGAGAGAGTATACATTAAAGACTTTAGATGATGATGTATACACATGTAATTCGAAAGAAATGCGTGATTCGTATATAAAAAAGCTGGTTTTTTCTTCAAGTCCTTCGAATGTGGACGTGGAGTATTACGCGTTAGCTATATTAAATCAAACTGGTGACCTCGCGTATTGCAAAAAAGGTGATCAATGTTGGAAATTTATTGATGATGCTAATTCGTTTTGTGAAGATGTGGTTTATTACAAAGGGTGTTTTTATGCTGTTAGTAAACACGGTACGATTGCAATGTGTGACGTTAATGGGGACCAACCTAAGGTGTCGTTTATTGACACCCCACGACAAGTTGGTGGCGATATGCAATATTTGGTTATATGGAAAGATGAGTTGTTGTTAGTGACTCGTTATACAGAGTTGGAGTTTAACATGGATCAAAATAAAGTTGATATTGTGTATAGAACAACCGAGTTTCATGTGTATAAACTTGTTTTAAACGGGCCAAAATGGGAGAGTATGAGTGATCTTGATGGATGGGCGTTGTTTTTAGGGGAGAATTCCTCGATGGCATTTTGTGCTTCTGATTTTCCTGGTTGTAAAAGGGACTGTATATATTTTACAGATGATTATTCAGAGTGGAATTATGATGGTGCTAATGGAAATCATGATTTGGGTATTTTTGATATGGGAAATGGCAATGTAGATGATTTGCCTTGTTATCGGGAAAATGTTTGCAATGGACGTCGATGGCCTCCTCCAATTTGGTTTACTCCAAGTTTGCACTAA